In one window of Anthonomus grandis grandis chromosome 11, icAntGran1.3, whole genome shotgun sequence DNA:
- the LOC126742544 gene encoding E3 ubiquitin-protein ligase Hakai, with protein MDGAPKRGRGRGRGGRGRGRGRGRGRGRGKKAVKVIESDEEIETPENSQEPSEEPQPEPPVLEEPGPPPIDLEADISQLEAPTFTTINRGPPEPMLRLNWDHKVNLIGEKVLNPMIHCCDTCLKPILIYGRMIPCKHVFCLACGRKEHKQCPRCLEKVSRVEQTGLGTVFMCTHGGSMYGSTGCRRTYLSQRDLQAHINHRHVSSLQQITTPQPMEIMEPERTSLRPSKANIVNDPRSNPMPTTGRRSSQIQGSGVRTNLITVPIQETTPQPIPHETMTQSQNYYNQYQTANTIAQPNYGQSMAQMHIPPPQVQPQYYATPPAYSPAAQTYPAYTGAQPAAPPTQYIQSTVVAPRVAQQYDYNAASTQWTNNQQYYR; from the exons atggaTGGTGCTCCAAAAAGGGGTCGCGGTAGAGGTAGGGGCGGTCGTGGACGTGGTAGGGGGCGAGGACGGGGCCGCGGAAGAGGCAAAAAAGCGGTGAAAGTGATCGAAAGCGACGAGGAAATTGAGACCCCGGAAAATTCTCAGGAGCCTTCAGAAGAGCCCCAACCCGAACCCCCCGTGCTTGAAGAGCCAGGCCCTCCACCAA ttgaCTTGGAAGCAGATATATCACAGCTTGAAGCTCCAACATTTACAACAATTAATAGAGGCCCTCCAGAGCCTATGCTAAGACTTAACTGGGatcataaagttaatttaataggAGAAAAGGTGTTAAACCCCATGATACACTGCTGTGATACATGTTTGAAACCAATTTTGATTTATGGCAGAATG atcccTTGTAAGCATGTGTTTTGTCTTGCCTGTGGCAGAAAAGAGCATAAGCAGTGTCCAAGGTGTCTGGAAAAAGTGTCTCGAGTAGAGCAAACTGGTTTGGGTACGGTGTTCATGTGCACCCACGGTGGTAGTATGTATGGGTCCACTGGCTGTAGAAGAACTTATCTTTCACAAAGAGATTTGCAGGCCCATATAAACCACCGGCATGTCTCAAGTTTGCAACAAATTACCACACCACAACCCATGGAG ATTATGGAGCCTGAGAGGACCTCACTTCGCCCTAGCAAAGCAAACATAGTAAATGACCCCCGGTCTAATCCTATGCCGACCACAGGGCGTCGTTCCTCACAAATTCAAGGTTCAGGTGTTAGAACAAATCTTATAACTGTCCCTATTCAGGAGACAACTCCTCAGCCTATACCACACGAAACTATGACccaatcacaaaattattacaaCCAGTATCAGACAG CTAATACGATTGCCCAACCCAATTACGGTCAATCGATGGCCCAAATGCACATTCCTCCTCCCCAAGTACAGCCTCAGTACTACGCAACGCCTCCGGCCTACAGCCCGGCCGCTCAAACTTACCCGGCTTATACAGGCGCTCAACCTGCGGCTCCGCCGACCCAATATATACAGTCGACAGTGGTGGCGCCTAGGGTCGCCCAACAGTACGACTACAATGCCGCGTCAACGCAATGGACTAACAACCAACAGTACTACAGATAG
- the LOC126742543 gene encoding protein aurora borealis, with protein sequence MEFKALNEKSEKHMTPKSQVSILAKRVSYGVSSDSPFRTLPNASTPPSRFAKIINPFEQHLIERLHLPTFSPTVFAQNSTPKADQKFKWTIDDISSLKPADIDETTVSQHVCTMDNPEVDSLVQKKIETFFSEKEIVPSPMHVKTNHYVPLMKDCSSWDKSPSSKASTPKTPKPMTCEGSTQTVLTLPPVLPKELEEALKPYFNYHEEDQEYNEDHMENNSLYKQLFEFEQNTPERDSKTDPSDQDVQSVISSPALSTSLSPIQFSPFARGLESPFDMPELRECNLSPITKTPPKRLSRSRLDFSSNEKMSVDASLIVPDIENQAMTSKSFVDEEQGFSPLRHNNTTNPDMTVNWSMEYKQVSLASPCSSTDSDKMDVSNSNTPHSKLFIGKGQRKRLSDSFKSADLEANDNNTLQCEDVGIKNRFKLFKNDLTDAGYQSQETADFSNHSTNVFASTPSKRNLVQN encoded by the exons ATGGAATTTAAAGCGTTAAACGAAAAGTCTGAAAAACATATGACCCCAAAGTCCCAAGTGAGTATCTTAGCGAAAAGAGTGTCTTATGGGGTAAGTTCTGATAGTCCATTTCGAACTTTACCGAATGCTTCCACGCCTCCATCGCGGTTCGCTAAAATTATCAACCCTTTTGAACAACACTTGATCGAAAGGCTTCATCTCCCAACTTTCAG TCCAACGGTTTTTGCCCAAAACTCCACCCCTAAGGCAGATCAAAAGTTTAAATGGACCATAGATGATATATCGTCTCTTAAGCCAGCAGATATAGATGAGACAACTGTCAGTCAGCACGTTTGCACCATGGATAATCCAGAGGTGGATTCTTTAGTGCAGAAAAAAATTGAGACATTTTTTAGTGAGAAGGAAATAGTTCCTAGCCCTATGCATGTTAAGACCAATCATTATGTTCCTTTAATGAAAGACTGTTCCAGTTGGGATAAGAGCCCCTCATCTAAGGCCAGCACTCCTAAAACCCCTAAACCAATGACTTGTGAAG GTTCTACACAGACTGTGTTAACTCTGCCCCCAGTGCTTCCAAAGGAACTGGAGGAGGCACTTAAACCTTACTTTAACTACCATGAAGAAGATCAAGAATATAATGAAGATCACATGGAGAATAATTCATTGTACAAACAGCTATTTGAGTTTGAGCAAAATACTCCAGAAAGAGACTCCAAGACTGACCCTTCTGACCAGGATGTACAGAGTGTGATATCTTCACCTGCATTGTCTACAA GCCTATCTCCAATTCAATTTTCTCCCTTTGCAAGAGGTTTGGAGAGCCCCTTTGACATGCCAGAGTTAAGAGAATGCAATCTATCACCAATAACTAAGACCCCTCCAAAAAGACTGTCTAGATCTCGCCTTGATTTCTCTTCCAATGAAAAAATGAGTGTTGATGCCAGTTTAATAGTGCCTGATATAGAAAATCAGGCAATGACCAGCAAAAGTTTTGTGGATGAGG AACAAGGATTTTCGCCACTACGGCATAACAACACCACCAACCCGGACATGACCGTCAATTGGAGTATGGAATATAAACAAGTAAGTTTGGCCTCGCCATGCTCAAGCACCGATTCCGATAAAATGGACGTATCGAACTCCAACACCCCCCATTCCAAACTGTTTATAGGAAAGG GTCAACGAAAAAGACTGAGCGATAGTTTTAAGTCCGCCGACTTGGAAGCGAACGATAATAATACCCTTCAATGTGAAGACGTCGGCATCAAAAATAGgtttaagctttttaaaaacGATTTGACTGACGCCGGATATCAGTCGCAAGAGACGGCTGATTTTAGCAATCATTCTACGAACGTTTTCGCTTCCACTCCGAGCAAACGAAATTTAGTGCAAAATTGA
- the LOC126742548 gene encoding transmembrane protein 115 → MAVFRALGRNIPYLRQQFGALLGNTSKSVKFICGVVLISYGLTYFWDAQFIQDYISVTPGFIMPPTRIWSLFIFCFMEIHFWEVLVDIITVGLCGKLIEPLWGPMEMMTFFALVNFGVGLITTVFYFILYYCVDDATFLYHVHIHGLAGYIAGVSVAVKQIMPDLVIMKTPLGKLSNRNIPLAVFFLSLIFKLIGLVDGTYPTMYFWGMIISWVYLRFYQKHSGSRGDMADYFTFASFFPNVIQPPIAVVSNSIYNAFVKIGLCKKSLRKFDMANPSGVTVTVPGVDQHDMERRRQIALKALSERLSKPQSSDKQPLLPLTVSSPKVSLPPRVIPSTVGVSATAQVNNQQESNVTETPSVSSTSSSIFIPNTTTSGT, encoded by the exons ATGGCTGTTTTTAGAGCTTTGGGGCGAAATATCCCCTATTTAAGGCAACAATTCGGGGCCCTGCTGGGAAACACGAGCAAGTCAGTGAAGTTTATTTGCGGGGTTGTGCTTATAAGCTATGGGCTTACTTACTTCTGGGATGCTCAGTTTATACAGGATTACATATCTGTTACACCAGGATTTATTATGCCCCCTACACGAATTTGGTCTTTATTCATCTTTTGTTTTATGGAAATACATTTTTGGGAGGTCCTGGTGGATATCATTACGGTAGGATTATGTGGAAAACTGATAGAGCCTCTGTGGGGTCCCATGGAAATGATGACATTCTTTGCACTAGTAAACTTTGGTGTTGGATTAATAACAAcagttttttactttatattgtATTACTGCGTGGATGACGCGACGTTTTTGTATCATGTGCACATTCATGGACTTGCAGGCTACATTGCCGGTGTATCTGTGGCAGTCAAACAAATTATGCCTGATCTAGTCATTATGAAAACACCTCTCGGGAAATTAAGTAACAGAAATATACCTTTAGCTGTcttttttctgtctttaatttttaaacttattggATTGGTAGATGGTACCTATCCTACAATGTACTTTTGGGGTATGATCATCAGTTGGGTTTATTTGAGGTTTTATCAGAAGCACAGTGGTTCTAGAGGAGATATGGCTGATTATTTTACATTTGCAAG CTTTTTCCCAAATGTGATCCAACCCCCAATTGCTGTGGTAAGCAACAGTATTTACAATGCCTTTGTAAAGATTGGGCTCTGTAAGAAGAGCTTGAGAAAATTTGATATGGCAAACCCATCTGGAGTCACCGTTACTGTGCCTGGTGTAGATCAGCATGATATGGAGAGAAGAAG aCAAATCGCTCTTAAAGCCCTAAGTGAACGTTTATCAAAACCACAAAGTAGTGACAAGCAGCCACTTTTACCACTAACAGTGAGCAGTCCAAAAGTGTCACTTCCACCGAGGGTAATTCCAAGCACAGTAGGTGTGTCAGCTACTGCACAAGTTAATAATCAGCAGGAGTCCAATGTCACGGAAACACCATCAGTTTCCAGTACATCTAGCAGTATATTTATTCCTAATACTACTACTTCAGGTACTTAG